A window of Pedococcus badiiscoriae genomic DNA:
CCCGCAACCGGCCCCTGACCCGCCCCCGCCCCGGTCACGCAGACCTCGTCGGGATGCAGAAGTACGGCTTCGACGATGCTCGTCCCGTGCTCGAGCGGGCCTCGGCGCGGGAGACCGCGGCCCGGGTGGCGCTCGGCGAGGTCGCCTCGCGGTTCCTCGACCAGGCATACGGGATCCGTCTCGTCTCGCACACCGTTGCCATCGGGGCAGCCGGGGTCGCGCCGGACGCCCCGCTGCCCACCCCCGACCAGGTCGAGCAGATCGACGCGGACCCGGTGCGCACCCTCGACGCGGCCGGCTCCGCCGCGATGGTCGCCGAGGTCGAGGCCGCGAAGAAGGACGGCGACACCCTCGGCGGCGTGGTCGAGGTCCTGGCGTACGGCCTGCCTCCTGGCCTGGGCTCCCACGTCCACTGGGACCGGCGTCTCGATGCCCAGCTCGCGGCCGCACTCATGGGCATCCAGGCGATCAAGGGCGTCGAGGTCGGCGACGGCTTCCGCACGGCTGCCCGTCGCGGGTCCGCGGCCCACGACGAGATGGAGCGCGACGAGTCGGGGGTCATCCAGCGGCGCACCGGTCGCGCGGGCGGCACCGAGGGCGGCATGTCCACCGGTGACGTCCTGCGGGTGCGGGCTGCGATGAAGCCCATCTCGACGGTGCCCCGCGCCCTCGACACGGTCGACACGACCGGTGCCGACGCGGCCAAGGCGATCCACCAGCGGTCCGATGTGTGCGCGGTGCCGGCGGCGGGGGTGGTGGCCGAGGCGATGGTCGCCTTGGTGCTCGCACAGGCGTGCGTCGAGAAGTTCGGCGGCGACTCGGTGAGCGAGACGGCCCGCAACCACGCGGCATACCTCGCTTCCATCCCCGAGGCGATGCGCACGTGGTGAACGCCGTCACCGGACCCCGTGTCGTCCTCATCGGACCCCCGGGAGCGGGCAAGAGCACGATCGGCCGTCGCCTGGGCAAGGCACTCGACCTGAGCTGGCACGACACCGACCGGGCCGTCGAGGAGTCGGCGGGACAGTCCATCGCGGACCTCTTCGTCGACCACGGGGAGGCCCACTTCCGCGACCTCGAGCGCGCGGAGGTGCTGCGCTCCCTGAGTCAGGAGACCGGGGTCGTGTCGGTCGGCGGGGGAGCCCCGATGGACCCCGAGGTGCAGGCCGCCCTGACCGGACGCACCGTGGTCTTCCTCGACGTGGGCATCGCCGATGCGGCGCGGCGGATCGGGTTCGACGCGAGCCGCCCGTTGCTGACGGTCAACCCCAGGGCGAGCTGGACCAGGATGATGAACGAGCGCCGACCGACCTACCAGCGGCTGGCCACCCTGACGGTCGACACCGCCGGACGCAAGCCGGCTGCCGTGGTCGAGGAGATCGTCGGGCTCCTCGGCGCCGTGACCGCAGGAGGCCAGGCATGAGCACGAGCATGAGCGCGAGCCGCATCAGCGTCGGTGGAGAGTACGACGTCGTCATCGGGACCGGGCTGCTCGACGAGCTGCCCGGCCTCATCGGGGAGGGCGTCCAGCGAGTCCTCGTCGTGCACCCACGCGCGCTGGCCGCCACGGGCGAGGGTGTGCGTGAGGCGTTGGTGGCCAAGGGTTTCGAGGCGTATGCCGCGGAGGTCCCGGACGCGGAGGAGGCCAAGACCGCGCAGGTCGCGGCGTTCCTCTGGGGCGTCCTCGGGCAGGCCGGCTTCACCCGCTCCGACGCCATCGTGGGCATCGGGGGAGGAGCGACGACCGACCTCGCGGGGTTCGTGGCGGCGACGTGGCTGCGCGGCATCAAGGTCGTCCACGTCCCCACCACCCTGCTCGCCATGGTCGACGCCGCCGTGGGAGGCAAGACCGGGATCAACACGCCCGAGGGCAAGAACCTCGTCGGGTCCTTCCACCCGCCGGCCGGGGTCCTGTGCGACCTCGCGACGCTGGGGACGCTGCCGCCCCACGACTTCGTGGCCGGGCTGGCCGAAGTGGTCAAGTGCGGGTTCATCGCGGACCCGGTCATCCTCGACCTGGTGGAGGCCGACCCCGAAGGGGTGAAGCGCCCCGACGGACCCCACGTGCGCGAGCTCATCGAGCGAGCGGTCAGGGTCAAGGCGGACGTCGTCTCGCAGGACCTCAAGGAGGCCGACCTGCGCGAGATCCTGAACTACGGCCACACGTTCGGGCACGCCATCGAGCAGGTCGAGCGCTATGAGTTCCGGCACGGCGCCGCGGTCTCGATCGGCATGGTCTACGTCGCGGAGCTCGCACGCCTCGCGGGCAAGCTCGACGACGCCCTGGTGGAGCGGCACCGTTCCATCCTGGGCTCCGTGGGCCTGCCGGTGTCCTACCGGGGCGACCGATGGCCGCAGCTGCTCGAGGCGATGAAGCGGGACAAGAAGTCGCGTGGGTCGCTGCTGCGGTTCGTCATCCTGTCGGGGGTGGGGCGGCCGGTCCGTCTCGAGGGGCCCGATCCGGCGCTGCTCCAGGCGGCGTATGCCGAGGTCAGCCGCGACTGACCAGGGCCCGAGAGATTTCCAGATCCTTCAGAGCCAACGTTCAGCCGACGTTCAGAACCCCAGTCCATAGTCGCCCCATGGGAAGTCGCCGTCGATCAGGGTGGGGCGACTGATGGAAATCACTGACGTGAGCCTGCTGGTCCTGTTGGGCCTGGTGGCCCTCGCGCTGTTCGGCCTCGTCGTGGCCGGGGTGCCTCGCTTCCACAACGTCCTGGCGGTTCGCGCCATGCGCGCTGCCCAGGTCCTGCTGCTGAACCTCGTGGTGGTGGCTCTGTGCGGGGCAGTGCTCAACGACCAGTACGTCTTCTACTCGAGCTGGGCGGACATGTTCGGCTCTCGGGCGACGCAGGTGAGGCTCCACCACGGTGGGACGGCCCACCAGGCGATCGCTGCCCAGGTGGCCGGCCCGGGCCTGTCTCACGTCGTCAGCCTGGGCCCGCTTCCACCGCTTCCCCAGCCCGGCTCGCGGCTGCAGACCTACAACGTGGTCGACCATCGCTCGGACGCCCAGGGCCAGGTGCTCGTCTACCTGCCCGTCGGCTACGACCCGACGTCGTCGCGCACCTACCCGGTGGTCCTCGGGCTGCACGGCTTCCCGGGTGGCCCGCAGAGCTTCGTGCGGCTCAGCTTCCTCAAGAGCATCGACTCCCTCACCGCCGAGCACCGGTTCGCGCCGTCGATCGTCGTGATCCCGAGGATCGACACCCCCTCGACCCTCGACACCGAGTGCGTCAACGGTGCCGCGGGTCAGCAGCAGACCGACACCTGGCTCTCCCAGGACATCCCGGCGTGGACGCTGCGCCACTTCCACGTCCGCACCGACCGCACCTCGTGGGCCACCGTGGGGTACTCCTACGGTGCCTGGTGCGCCGCGTCGCTCGCGTTGCGCCACCCTGACGTCTTCGGCGCCGCGGTCCTCCTGCAGGGGTACTTCCGGCCGGACTTCAGCGCCGGGTACGACCCACTGGGCAAGGCGAGCCTCCACGCGTACGACCTGATCGCCCTCGCCCGCAGGGACCCTCCGCCCGTCGCGATGTGGGTGCTCACCTCCCGCGAGGACTCGCTGTCCTACCCCACCACGTCGAAGTTCCTCAGCGTGGCGCGACCGCCCCTCGACATCGTGGCCACCGTGCTCGCCCACGGCGGCCACCGGGCTGCGGTCTTCGACCCGCACATCCCCGACGCCATGGCCTGGCTCGGCCAGACGCTGCCGGGCTTCCACGCGTAGGTGAGCGATTCGGGGGAGCGTGGGGCCGACGGCTAGACTGTCCGCCGACTCCCACCCCGAACCATCCGGGCGTAGCAGGAAATGAAAACGTCCGGGACTGTCGCGCGCTCACGCGCGCGCGGCATACCGGCTGCCTTGAAGAGAAGAGAACACACGTGGCATCGACCAACGACCTCAAGAACGGCCTGGTCCTGAACCTCGAGGGCCAGCTCTGGTCCGTCGTGGAGTTCCAGCACGTCAAGCCCGGCAAGGGCCCGGCGTTCGTGCGGACCAAGCTCAAGAACGTCCTGTCGGGCAAGGTGGTCGACAAGACCTTCAACGCGGGCGTCAAGGTCGAGACCGCCAACGTCGACCGCCGCGACATGCAGTACCTGTACAAGGACGGGTCCGATTTCGTCTTCATGGACGGGTCCACCTACGAGCAGATCCACATCCCCGAGGCGACCGTCGGCGACGTCGCCAACTACCTGCTGGAGAACCAGACGGCGCAGGTCGCCACCCACGACGGGACCGTTCTCTACGTCGAGCTGCCCACCTCGGTCGTCCTCGAGATCACCTACACCGAGCCGGGCCTGCAGGGCGACCGGTCCACGGGTGGCACCAAGCCGGCCACCCTCGAGACCGGGGCGACCATCAACGTCCCGCTGTTCCTCGAGCAGGGCACCAAGGTCAAGGTGGACACCCGCGACGGTTCCTACCTCGGCCGCGTCAACTAACGGAGCCCCGACCCTGTGTCTGCCAGAAGCAAAGCGCGCAAGCGCGCGATCGACCTCCTCTTCGAGGCCGAGAACCGCGGGCTGAACGCTCGCGACCTGCTCGCCGAGCGACTCGCGAAGCCGGTCACCGAGGCTCCGCTCAACCAGTACACCTCCGACCTCGTCGAAGGCGTGGTCGCGCACTGGACCGACATCAACGAGCTGCTCGCGACCTACTCGCAGGGCTGGACCCTCGACCGGATGCCCAGCGTCGACCGCGCGATCCTGCGGCTCGGGGCGTTCGAGGTGCTCTACGCCACCGAGGTCCCCGAGAGCGTCGCCATCGCCGAGGCCGTCGAGCTGGCCAAGAGCCTGTCCACGGACGACTCGCCGAAGTTCGTCAACGGCCTGCTCGGCC
This region includes:
- the aroC gene encoding chorismate synthase; its protein translation is MLRWLTAGESHGPALLATIEGLPAGVQVTTKDIAAALARRRLGFGRGARMKFEQDDVEFLGGLRHGVTMGSPVAIRIGNTEWPKWETVMSPDPVSAQAYAASDDVNADKEVARNRPLTRPRPGHADLVGMQKYGFDDARPVLERASARETAARVALGEVASRFLDQAYGIRLVSHTVAIGAAGVAPDAPLPTPDQVEQIDADPVRTLDAAGSAAMVAEVEAAKKDGDTLGGVVEVLAYGLPPGLGSHVHWDRRLDAQLAAALMGIQAIKGVEVGDGFRTAARRGSAAHDEMERDESGVIQRRTGRAGGTEGGMSTGDVLRVRAAMKPISTVPRALDTVDTTGADAAKAIHQRSDVCAVPAAGVVAEAMVALVLAQACVEKFGGDSVSETARNHAAYLASIPEAMRTW
- a CDS encoding shikimate kinase, translated to MVNAVTGPRVVLIGPPGAGKSTIGRRLGKALDLSWHDTDRAVEESAGQSIADLFVDHGEAHFRDLERAEVLRSLSQETGVVSVGGGAPMDPEVQAALTGRTVVFLDVGIADAARRIGFDASRPLLTVNPRASWTRMMNERRPTYQRLATLTVDTAGRKPAAVVEEIVGLLGAVTAGGQA
- the aroB gene encoding 3-dehydroquinate synthase, with product MSTSMSASRISVGGEYDVVIGTGLLDELPGLIGEGVQRVLVVHPRALAATGEGVREALVAKGFEAYAAEVPDAEEAKTAQVAAFLWGVLGQAGFTRSDAIVGIGGGATTDLAGFVAATWLRGIKVVHVPTTLLAMVDAAVGGKTGINTPEGKNLVGSFHPPAGVLCDLATLGTLPPHDFVAGLAEVVKCGFIADPVILDLVEADPEGVKRPDGPHVRELIERAVRVKADVVSQDLKEADLREILNYGHTFGHAIEQVERYEFRHGAAVSIGMVYVAELARLAGKLDDALVERHRSILGSVGLPVSYRGDRWPQLLEAMKRDKKSRGSLLRFVILSGVGRPVRLEGPDPALLQAAYAEVSRD
- a CDS encoding alpha/beta hydrolase, translating into MEITDVSLLVLLGLVALALFGLVVAGVPRFHNVLAVRAMRAAQVLLLNLVVVALCGAVLNDQYVFYSSWADMFGSRATQVRLHHGGTAHQAIAAQVAGPGLSHVVSLGPLPPLPQPGSRLQTYNVVDHRSDAQGQVLVYLPVGYDPTSSRTYPVVLGLHGFPGGPQSFVRLSFLKSIDSLTAEHRFAPSIVVIPRIDTPSTLDTECVNGAAGQQQTDTWLSQDIPAWTLRHFHVRTDRTSWATVGYSYGAWCAASLALRHPDVFGAAVLLQGYFRPDFSAGYDPLGKASLHAYDLIALARRDPPPVAMWVLTSREDSLSYPTTSKFLSVARPPLDIVATVLAHGGHRAAVFDPHIPDAMAWLGQTLPGFHA
- the efp gene encoding elongation factor P, whose product is MASTNDLKNGLVLNLEGQLWSVVEFQHVKPGKGPAFVRTKLKNVLSGKVVDKTFNAGVKVETANVDRRDMQYLYKDGSDFVFMDGSTYEQIHIPEATVGDVANYLLENQTAQVATHDGTVLYVELPTSVVLEITYTEPGLQGDRSTGGTKPATLETGATINVPLFLEQGTKVKVDTRDGSYLGRVN
- the nusB gene encoding transcription antitermination factor NusB, with amino-acid sequence MSARSKARKRAIDLLFEAENRGLNARDLLAERLAKPVTEAPLNQYTSDLVEGVVAHWTDINELLATYSQGWTLDRMPSVDRAILRLGAFEVLYATEVPESVAIAEAVELAKSLSTDDSPKFVNGLLGRLAEVKPTLA